One Prunus dulcis chromosome 7, ALMONDv2, whole genome shotgun sequence DNA segment encodes these proteins:
- the LOC117635400 gene encoding subtilisin-like protease SBT4.15, with translation MRVLQNLLVTLLSTYVLATLAQETTQDGFDARKPYIVYMGELPGAETSAMARHHNLLVQAIGDEKIARASRIHSYGRTFNGFAARLLPHEAKALAEDDSVVSVFPNTMRQLHTTRSWDFLDLPIKLKKGNAQIQSNIVVGVLDTGIYLDGPSFNDTGYGPPPSKWKGKCVKGDNFKGCNNKVIGAKYFNLDSNHPWSGKLSPVDDEGHGTHTASTIAGIPVQGASVYGIAKGTARGGAPLSRIAVYKVCWPFTGCSDIDMLAAFDEAIADGVDLISISIGGPSRSFWEDPIAIGSFHAMKKGIFVSCSAGNDGPSEGTVQNVAPWVTTVAANTIDRELKTVIKLGNGKRFSGNALNTYTLKKQMYPLTSGTLASNKSENSYGNASACDSSTLNADKVKGRIVYCLGSSGQDFTIQRLRGAGTLMTQYELEDYAYSPVIPGTGILVKDGIKIDQYINSTKNPMAVIYKTRTVKTPDAPNIASFSARGPQRITPNILKPDISAPGINILAAYSRLASISGDPEDKRFSLFNMMSGTSMACPHVTAAAAYVKSFHPDWSPAAIKSALMTTATPINTRVGGSTLGTGAGQVDPKKAAHPGLIYDITVDDYISFLCKQGYNSTNIGILGGKKNVSCSDYKPPRGTDGLNYPSMHLHQQANDTPVKAVFYRRVTNVGYGSSVYKVNLIMPKFFSITVTPSTLKFTRSHQKRSFKVVVSGGTPTAGVPVSAVLEWGDHKHSVRSLITLYKDPS, from the exons ATGAGGGTGTTACAAAATCTACTAGTGACTCTACTCAGTACTTATGTTTTAGCTACGTTGGCTCAAGAAACAACTCAGGATGGTTTCGATGCTAGGAAG CCTTACATTGTGTACATGGGAGAACTCCCAGGAGCTGAAACTTCCGCCATGGCCAGACACCATAACCTGCTAGTGCAAGCAATCGGAGA TGAAAAAATAGCCAGAGCATCAAGAATTCATAGCTATGGAAGGACCTTCAATGGGTTCGCGGCAAGATTGTTGCCACATGAAGCAAAGGCACTAGCAG AGGACGATAGTGTTGTATCAGTGTTTCCAAACACTATGCGTCAACTACATACAACAAGGTCATGGGATTTCCTAGATCTgccaataaaattaaagaaagggAACGCTCAAATACAGAGCAATATCGTAGTGGGTGTTTTGGATACAG GAATTTACTTGGATGGTCCCAGTTTCAATGATACAGGTTATGGGCCTCCCCCATCTAAATGGAAAGGCAAATGTGTCAAGGGTGACAACTTCAAAGGCTGCAACAA CAAGGTAATTGGTGCCAAATATTTTAATCTGGACTCCAACCATCCTTGGTCAGGCAAATTAAGTCCAGTCGACGATGAAGGCCATGGCACTCACACTGCCTCCACCATTGCTGGTATACCCGTCCAAGGAGCCAGTGTATATGGCATTGCGAAAGGGACTGCACGAGGTGGTGCGCCCCTGTCGCGTATTGCTGTGTACAAAGTGTGCTGGCCCTTTACTGGCTGCAGTGACATCGATATGCTGGCCGCGTTCGATGAAGCCATTGCTGATGGAGTGGACTTGATATCCATCTCCATAGGCGGTCCCTCGAGGAGTTTCTGGGAAGATCCTATTGCCATTGGATCATTTCATGCCATGAAAAAAGGGATTTTTGTTTCATGCTCAGCTGGGAATGATGGGCCTAGTGAAGGCACTGTCCAGAATGTAGCACCATGGGTTACCACAGTGGCTGCTAATACAATTGATAGGGAGCTAAAGACAGTAATCAAGTTGGGTAATGGGAAGAGATTTTCT GGGAATGCACTCAATACCTACAcattaaagaaacaaatgtaCCCTCTTACAAGTGGAACGCTGGCATCCAACAAGAGTGAAAACAGCTATGGAAATGCAAG TGCTTGTGATAGTTCTACTTTAAACGCGGACAAGGTGAAGGGAAGGATTGTGTACTGCCTAGGGTCTAGTGGCCAGGATTTCACCATCCAAAGGTTGCGGGGTGCCGGAACTCTCATGACACAATATGAATTGGAAGATTACGCCTATTCTCCGGTGATCCCCGGTACCGGTATCCTTGTCAAGGATGGGATCAAGATTGATCAGTATATTAACTCTACCAA GAACCCTATGGCTGTCATATACAAAACAAGAACCGTCAAAACTCCAGACGCCCCCAACATTGCTTCTTTCTCAGCCAGAGGACCTCAACGGATAACCCCCAATATCCTCAAG CCTGATATTTCAGCACCAGGGATAAACATATTAGCGGCGTATTCACGTCTGGCATCCATATCTGGTGACCCAGAAGACAAGCGGTTCAGTTTGTTCAATATGATGTCTGGTACATCCATGGCTTGCCCTCATGTAACCGCTGCCGCCGCTTATGTCAAGTCCTTCCACCCAGACTGGTCACCCGCTGCCATCAAGTCCGCTCTCATGACAACCG CCACGCCAATTAATACCCGAGTTGGAGGCAGCACACTAGGAACAGGGGCAGGACAAGTAGACCCGAAAAAGGCAGCGCATCCCGGGCTCATCTATGACATCACAGTGGACGACTATATCAGCTTCTTGTGCAAGCAAGGCTACAACAGCACCAACATTGGCATACTTGGAGGAAAAAAGAACGTTAGCTGCTCTGACTATAAGCCTCCTCGAGGCACAGACGGCCTCAACTATCCAAGCATGCATTTACATCAACAAGCAAATGACACTCCAGTTAAAGCTGTCTTCTATAGAAGAGTAACGAACGTAGGGTATGGTAGCTCAGTGTACAAAGTAAATCTGATTATGCCAAAGTTCTTTTCTATAACAGTCACACCAAGTACCTTGAAATTCACTCGGTCGCATCAGAAGAGGTCTTTTAAGGTTGTGGTGAGTGGTGGCACACCAACTGCTGGGGTGCCTGTGTCTGCTGTACTTGAGTGGGGTGATCATAAACACAGTGTTAGGAGCCTGATCACACTGTACAAGGATCCCAGTTAG
- the LOC117633668 gene encoding uncharacterized protein LOC117633668 isoform X2 has protein sequence MVSSERRSFSSSAASTAAASPSSSSSGSATGVSVDRFGSAADRMVKEELEAAEALADLAHLAMRESSGAESAGNWGLKGKRAKKRVKSESPPGHLCLNPVDPVPTCPDLPQDQAVTGLRQCETVCTNVVTELLKTEQVLSNEIVKAEHDAEVTKLSPICTTSYPSFSCSKSRRNLTEEEKEERRIRRILANRESARQTIRRRQALCEELTRKAADLALENENLKKKKELALKEYQSLEKTNKHLKVQMAKVIKAEVEETPGENMSAYVQMQIPPSSPSNSPLFLFNRPPFTPVFWPSIIQSSNSIQLQHVSQNPMAIPSNIPLPANGTADSSHEQENPLTNNGTRTPLYVFPCPWFIPHFDNGNGLQPQSSLCLNNKQEETSFNNQYSASSSSRTVAQLDNHHCSFPIRLKAEASGSMEARLSNDLNETPAQFPLDGADQHTGPYPKENGPKEILLTPASANHERVASSIKHENGFESDYTATTEKSFHMFSALPEKNSEPIIYPNRKLADAIAAAEARKRRKKLTKLKNLQGRQCRAHC, from the exons ATGGTTTCTTCCGAACGAAGGTCGTTTTCGAGCTCGGCTGCCTCCACGGCGGCGGCTTCGCCGTCGTCGTCTTCGTCTGGCTCTGCGACGGGCGTTTCGGTGGATAGGTTTGGCAGCGCGGCGGATCGGATGGTGAAGGAGGAGCTCGAGGCGGCGGAGGCGCTCGCGGATTTGGCGCATTTGGCGATGCGGGAGAGTAGCGGCGCTGAATCCGCGGGGAATTGGGGGCTGAAAGGGAAGCGGGCCAAGAAGCGAGTCAAGAGCGAGTCTCCTCCGGGTCATTTATGTTTGAACCCGGTTGACCCTGTTCCCACCTGTCCGGATCTTCCTCAG GACCAAGCAGTAACAGGTCTGCGGCAATGTGAAACGGTTTGCACAAATGTAGTAACGGAACTGCTGAAGACCGAGCAGGTTCTGAGCAATGAGATTGTGAAGGCTGAGCATGATGCTGAAGTAACAAAGTTAAGTCCAATTTGCACTACAAGTTACCCATCATTCAGTTGCAGCAAGTCAAGGCGGAATTTAACTGAG gaggagaaggaagagCGGAGAATACGCAGAATATTGGCCAACAGAGAGTCAGCCAGGCAGACAATTCGTCGGAGGCAG GCTCTGTGTGAGGAGTTAACCAGAAAAGCTGCTGATCTGGCATTGgagaatgaaaatttaaaaaag aaaaaggagtTGGCCTTAAAGGAGTATCAGTCTTTGGAGAAAACAAATAAGCACTTGAAAGTTCAG ATGGCTAAGGTGATAAAGGCAGAGGTGGAGGAAACACCAGGTGAAAATATGTCAGCCTATGTGCAGATGCAGATACCTCCTTCTTCACCTAGTAATTCCCCATTATTCTTGTTTAACCGTCCACCATTTACACCAGTTTTTTGGCCTTCTATCATTCAGTCTTCAAATTCCATTCAATTGCAACATGTATCACAAAATCCGATGGCCATTCCATCAAATATCCCTTTGCCAGCTAATGGTACAGCTGATTCTTCTCATGAACAAGAAAACCCCTTGACCAATAATGGAACAAGAACTCCTTTATATGTATTTCCGTGCCCTTGGTTCATCCCTCATTTTGATAATGGGAATGGACTCCAACCCCAGTCCTCCTTGTGCCTGAACAATAAACAAGAAGAAACTTCTTTTAATAACCAGTACAGTGCTAGTTCATCTTCAAGAACTGTTGCACAGTTAGACAACCACCATTGCTCTTTCCCTATTAGATTAAAAGCAGAAGCTTCTGGCTCGATGGAAGCCAGACTTTCAAATGATCTTAATGAAACGCCAGCTCAGTTTCCTCTGGATGGAGCCGATCAGCATACAGGACCTTATCCTAAGGAAAATGGTCCTAAGGAGATACTCCTTACTCCTGCATCAGCAAACCATGAAAGAGTTGCATCTAGTATCAAGCATGAGAATGGGTTTGAGTCAGATTACACCGCAACAACTGAAAAATCTTTTCATATGTTCTCTGCCTTGCCAGAGAAGAATAGTGAACCAATCATCTACCCTAACAGGAAACTGGCGGATGCAATTGCTGCAGCTGAGGCGagaaagaggaggaagaaactCACAAAGCTAAAGAATCTTCAAGGCCGGCAGTGTCGGGCTCACTGTTGA
- the LOC117633668 gene encoding uncharacterized protein LOC117633668 isoform X1, with protein sequence MVSSERRSFSSSAASTAAASPSSSSSGSATGVSVDRFGSAADRMVKEELEAAEALADLAHLAMRESSGAESAGNWGLKGKRAKKRVKSESPPGHLCLNPVDPVPTCPDLPQQDQAVTGLRQCETVCTNVVTELLKTEQVLSNEIVKAEHDAEVTKLSPICTTSYPSFSCSKSRRNLTEEEKEERRIRRILANRESARQTIRRRQALCEELTRKAADLALENENLKKKKELALKEYQSLEKTNKHLKVQMAKVIKAEVEETPGENMSAYVQMQIPPSSPSNSPLFLFNRPPFTPVFWPSIIQSSNSIQLQHVSQNPMAIPSNIPLPANGTADSSHEQENPLTNNGTRTPLYVFPCPWFIPHFDNGNGLQPQSSLCLNNKQEETSFNNQYSASSSSRTVAQLDNHHCSFPIRLKAEASGSMEARLSNDLNETPAQFPLDGADQHTGPYPKENGPKEILLTPASANHERVASSIKHENGFESDYTATTEKSFHMFSALPEKNSEPIIYPNRKLADAIAAAEARKRRKKLTKLKNLQGRQCRAHC encoded by the exons ATGGTTTCTTCCGAACGAAGGTCGTTTTCGAGCTCGGCTGCCTCCACGGCGGCGGCTTCGCCGTCGTCGTCTTCGTCTGGCTCTGCGACGGGCGTTTCGGTGGATAGGTTTGGCAGCGCGGCGGATCGGATGGTGAAGGAGGAGCTCGAGGCGGCGGAGGCGCTCGCGGATTTGGCGCATTTGGCGATGCGGGAGAGTAGCGGCGCTGAATCCGCGGGGAATTGGGGGCTGAAAGGGAAGCGGGCCAAGAAGCGAGTCAAGAGCGAGTCTCCTCCGGGTCATTTATGTTTGAACCCGGTTGACCCTGTTCCCACCTGTCCGGATCTTCCTCAG CAGGACCAAGCAGTAACAGGTCTGCGGCAATGTGAAACGGTTTGCACAAATGTAGTAACGGAACTGCTGAAGACCGAGCAGGTTCTGAGCAATGAGATTGTGAAGGCTGAGCATGATGCTGAAGTAACAAAGTTAAGTCCAATTTGCACTACAAGTTACCCATCATTCAGTTGCAGCAAGTCAAGGCGGAATTTAACTGAG gaggagaaggaagagCGGAGAATACGCAGAATATTGGCCAACAGAGAGTCAGCCAGGCAGACAATTCGTCGGAGGCAG GCTCTGTGTGAGGAGTTAACCAGAAAAGCTGCTGATCTGGCATTGgagaatgaaaatttaaaaaag aaaaaggagtTGGCCTTAAAGGAGTATCAGTCTTTGGAGAAAACAAATAAGCACTTGAAAGTTCAG ATGGCTAAGGTGATAAAGGCAGAGGTGGAGGAAACACCAGGTGAAAATATGTCAGCCTATGTGCAGATGCAGATACCTCCTTCTTCACCTAGTAATTCCCCATTATTCTTGTTTAACCGTCCACCATTTACACCAGTTTTTTGGCCTTCTATCATTCAGTCTTCAAATTCCATTCAATTGCAACATGTATCACAAAATCCGATGGCCATTCCATCAAATATCCCTTTGCCAGCTAATGGTACAGCTGATTCTTCTCATGAACAAGAAAACCCCTTGACCAATAATGGAACAAGAACTCCTTTATATGTATTTCCGTGCCCTTGGTTCATCCCTCATTTTGATAATGGGAATGGACTCCAACCCCAGTCCTCCTTGTGCCTGAACAATAAACAAGAAGAAACTTCTTTTAATAACCAGTACAGTGCTAGTTCATCTTCAAGAACTGTTGCACAGTTAGACAACCACCATTGCTCTTTCCCTATTAGATTAAAAGCAGAAGCTTCTGGCTCGATGGAAGCCAGACTTTCAAATGATCTTAATGAAACGCCAGCTCAGTTTCCTCTGGATGGAGCCGATCAGCATACAGGACCTTATCCTAAGGAAAATGGTCCTAAGGAGATACTCCTTACTCCTGCATCAGCAAACCATGAAAGAGTTGCATCTAGTATCAAGCATGAGAATGGGTTTGAGTCAGATTACACCGCAACAACTGAAAAATCTTTTCATATGTTCTCTGCCTTGCCAGAGAAGAATAGTGAACCAATCATCTACCCTAACAGGAAACTGGCGGATGCAATTGCTGCAGCTGAGGCGagaaagaggaggaagaaactCACAAAGCTAAAGAATCTTCAAGGCCGGCAGTGTCGGGCTCACTGTTGA
- the LOC117633669 gene encoding IQ domain-containing protein IQM3-like isoform X2, giving the protein MEVETQTQSLPTFDKPPFSSFSLSDLGSRNFPGSEMPAVDPKCDASCNEVVPLTKGGMMASETDAPTGGWSVSTAAVKVQKVYRSYRTRRRLADTAVVAEEYWWQAIDSWRLNRTTISFFDNNTTESVTSKWNRVGKNASKVGKGLSKDAKAQKLAFQHWIEAIDPRHRYGHSLHVYYEEWSKADAGQPFFYWLDVGDGKELDLKECSRSKLRQQCIKYLGPQERVHYEYDVAEGLIVHSQTRELLDTKDGSPGAKWIFVMSTSKKLYAGEKKKGVFHHSSFLAGGATIAAGRLEVEHGVLKSISAYSGHYRPTDDRLDTLLSFFKENGVNLDKVQIRKPSDESDGYDEGKYNGGTTFKLSTNIEAPKPEVPEELETEKSQSPESTELRQTEAKPDYKRTLSGGLHSPRAEVPKNKILQRINSRNSSAKSYQLGHQLSLKWSTGAGPRIGCVADYPVELRMQALEFVNSPRSPPTPSYYRRFPGLPSPTSNSTSDVNNGDKTSGD; this is encoded by the exons ATGGAGGTGGAAACTCAGACTCAGTCGCTCCCGACCTTCGACAAGCCTccattctcttctttctctctcagcGACCTCGGTTCTCGCAACTTCCCGGGCTCCGAAATGCCCGCCGTTGACCCCAAATGCGACGCCTCATGCAACGAAGTGGTTCCGTTGACTAAAGGCGGGATGATGGCGAGTGAGACGGACGCGCCGACGGGCGGGTGGTCCGTGTCGACGGCCGCTGTGAAGGTTCAGAAGGTGTACCGGAGTTACCGCACCCGGCGTAGGTTAGCTGACACAGCCGTCGTGGCGGAAGAGTACTG GTGGCAAGCGATAGACTCTTGGAGATTGAATCGCACCACGATTTCATTCTTTGATAACAATACGACTGAATCTGTGACTTCAAAGTGGAACCGTGTCGGCAAGAATGCTTCCAAg GTGGGCAAGGGACTCTCCAAAGACGCCAAAGCACAGAAATTGGCTTTTCAGCATTGGATTGAAGct ATTGATCCAAGGCATAGGTATGGGCATAGCTTGCATGTCTATTATGAAGAGTGGAGTAAAGCGGATGCTGGTCAGCCATTTTTTTACTG GTTGGATGTAGGAGATGGAAAAGAGCTTGATCTCAAAGAATGTAGCAGATCAAAGCTTCGACAACAATGCATCAAATATCTTGGACCT CAAGAGAGGGTGCATTATGAATATGATGTTGCTGAAGGGCTAATTGTTCACTCACAAACTCGAGAGCTTCTCGATACAAAGGACGGATCGCCAGGAGCTAAGTGGATATTTGTTATGAGCACCTCTAAGAAACTGTATGCTGGTGAA aaaaagaaaggtgTTTTCCATCATTCTAGCTTCTTGGCTGGAGGAGCAACAATAGCTGCTGGAAGGCTTGAGGTAGAGCATGGAGTTTTGAAG TCCATCTCTGCATATAGCGGTCATTACCGGCCAACAGATGACAGGCTTGATACCTTATTATCCTTTTTCAAGGAAAACGGAGTGAACCTTGATAAAGTTCAG ATACGCAAGCCAAGTGACGAATCTGATGGCTATGATGAAGGGAAGTATAATGGTGGGACTACATTTAAACTGTCAACCAACATTGAAGCTCCTAAACCTGAGGTTCCAGAAGAATTGGAGACAGAGAAATCCCAGTCCCCAGAATCCACTGAACTTCGCCAAACAGAAGCGAAACCTGATTACAAAAGGACTTTATCTGGTGGTCTGCATAGTCCAAGAGCTGAGGTGCCTAAGAATAAGATATTGCAGAGGATCAACTCCAGGAACTCATCAGCGAAATCATACCAACTGGGGCACCAGCTATCGCTCAAGTGGTCAACAGGAGCTGGCCCGAGAATTGGTTGTGTTGCTGATTACCCAGTAGAGCTGAGAATGCAGGCCCTGGAGTTTGTTAACTCTCCAAGGTCTCCCCCCACACCATCCTACTACAGGAGGTTCCCTGGTCTCCCATCACCAACGTCGAATTCCACCTCAGACGTCAATAATGGCGATAAGACCTCTGGTGATTAA
- the LOC117633669 gene encoding IQ domain-containing protein IQM3-like isoform X3, whose translation MEVETQTQSLPTFDKPPFSSFSLSDLGSRNFPGSEMPAVDPKCDASCNEVVPLTKGGMMASETDAPTGGWSVSTAAVKVQKVYRSYRTRRRLADTAVVAEEYWWQAIDSWRLNRTTISFFDNNTTESVTSKWNRVGKNASKIDPRHRYGHSLHVYYEEWSKADAGQPFFYWLDVGDGKELDLKECSRSKLRQQCIKYLGPQERVHYEYDVAEGLIVHSQTRELLDTKDGSPGAKWIFVMSTSKKLYAGEVRKKKGVFHHSSFLAGGATIAAGRLEVEHGVLKSISAYSGHYRPTDDRLDTLLSFFKENGVNLDKVQIRKPSDESDGYDEGKYNGGTTFKLSTNIEAPKPEVPEELETEKSQSPESTELRQTEAKPDYKRTLSGGLHSPRAEVPKNKILQRINSRNSSAKSYQLGHQLSLKWSTGAGPRIGCVADYPVELRMQALEFVNSPRSPPTPSYYRRFPGLPSPTSNSTSDVNNGDKTSGD comes from the exons ATGGAGGTGGAAACTCAGACTCAGTCGCTCCCGACCTTCGACAAGCCTccattctcttctttctctctcagcGACCTCGGTTCTCGCAACTTCCCGGGCTCCGAAATGCCCGCCGTTGACCCCAAATGCGACGCCTCATGCAACGAAGTGGTTCCGTTGACTAAAGGCGGGATGATGGCGAGTGAGACGGACGCGCCGACGGGCGGGTGGTCCGTGTCGACGGCCGCTGTGAAGGTTCAGAAGGTGTACCGGAGTTACCGCACCCGGCGTAGGTTAGCTGACACAGCCGTCGTGGCGGAAGAGTACTG GTGGCAAGCGATAGACTCTTGGAGATTGAATCGCACCACGATTTCATTCTTTGATAACAATACGACTGAATCTGTGACTTCAAAGTGGAACCGTGTCGGCAAGAATGCTTCCAAg ATTGATCCAAGGCATAGGTATGGGCATAGCTTGCATGTCTATTATGAAGAGTGGAGTAAAGCGGATGCTGGTCAGCCATTTTTTTACTG GTTGGATGTAGGAGATGGAAAAGAGCTTGATCTCAAAGAATGTAGCAGATCAAAGCTTCGACAACAATGCATCAAATATCTTGGACCT CAAGAGAGGGTGCATTATGAATATGATGTTGCTGAAGGGCTAATTGTTCACTCACAAACTCGAGAGCTTCTCGATACAAAGGACGGATCGCCAGGAGCTAAGTGGATATTTGTTATGAGCACCTCTAAGAAACTGTATGCTGGTGAAGTAAGA aaaaagaaaggtgTTTTCCATCATTCTAGCTTCTTGGCTGGAGGAGCAACAATAGCTGCTGGAAGGCTTGAGGTAGAGCATGGAGTTTTGAAG TCCATCTCTGCATATAGCGGTCATTACCGGCCAACAGATGACAGGCTTGATACCTTATTATCCTTTTTCAAGGAAAACGGAGTGAACCTTGATAAAGTTCAG ATACGCAAGCCAAGTGACGAATCTGATGGCTATGATGAAGGGAAGTATAATGGTGGGACTACATTTAAACTGTCAACCAACATTGAAGCTCCTAAACCTGAGGTTCCAGAAGAATTGGAGACAGAGAAATCCCAGTCCCCAGAATCCACTGAACTTCGCCAAACAGAAGCGAAACCTGATTACAAAAGGACTTTATCTGGTGGTCTGCATAGTCCAAGAGCTGAGGTGCCTAAGAATAAGATATTGCAGAGGATCAACTCCAGGAACTCATCAGCGAAATCATACCAACTGGGGCACCAGCTATCGCTCAAGTGGTCAACAGGAGCTGGCCCGAGAATTGGTTGTGTTGCTGATTACCCAGTAGAGCTGAGAATGCAGGCCCTGGAGTTTGTTAACTCTCCAAGGTCTCCCCCCACACCATCCTACTACAGGAGGTTCCCTGGTCTCCCATCACCAACGTCGAATTCCACCTCAGACGTCAATAATGGCGATAAGACCTCTGGTGATTAA
- the LOC117633669 gene encoding IQ domain-containing protein IQM3-like isoform X1, giving the protein MEVETQTQSLPTFDKPPFSSFSLSDLGSRNFPGSEMPAVDPKCDASCNEVVPLTKGGMMASETDAPTGGWSVSTAAVKVQKVYRSYRTRRRLADTAVVAEEYWWQAIDSWRLNRTTISFFDNNTTESVTSKWNRVGKNASKVGKGLSKDAKAQKLAFQHWIEAIDPRHRYGHSLHVYYEEWSKADAGQPFFYWLDVGDGKELDLKECSRSKLRQQCIKYLGPQERVHYEYDVAEGLIVHSQTRELLDTKDGSPGAKWIFVMSTSKKLYAGEVRKKKGVFHHSSFLAGGATIAAGRLEVEHGVLKSISAYSGHYRPTDDRLDTLLSFFKENGVNLDKVQIRKPSDESDGYDEGKYNGGTTFKLSTNIEAPKPEVPEELETEKSQSPESTELRQTEAKPDYKRTLSGGLHSPRAEVPKNKILQRINSRNSSAKSYQLGHQLSLKWSTGAGPRIGCVADYPVELRMQALEFVNSPRSPPTPSYYRRFPGLPSPTSNSTSDVNNGDKTSGD; this is encoded by the exons ATGGAGGTGGAAACTCAGACTCAGTCGCTCCCGACCTTCGACAAGCCTccattctcttctttctctctcagcGACCTCGGTTCTCGCAACTTCCCGGGCTCCGAAATGCCCGCCGTTGACCCCAAATGCGACGCCTCATGCAACGAAGTGGTTCCGTTGACTAAAGGCGGGATGATGGCGAGTGAGACGGACGCGCCGACGGGCGGGTGGTCCGTGTCGACGGCCGCTGTGAAGGTTCAGAAGGTGTACCGGAGTTACCGCACCCGGCGTAGGTTAGCTGACACAGCCGTCGTGGCGGAAGAGTACTG GTGGCAAGCGATAGACTCTTGGAGATTGAATCGCACCACGATTTCATTCTTTGATAACAATACGACTGAATCTGTGACTTCAAAGTGGAACCGTGTCGGCAAGAATGCTTCCAAg GTGGGCAAGGGACTCTCCAAAGACGCCAAAGCACAGAAATTGGCTTTTCAGCATTGGATTGAAGct ATTGATCCAAGGCATAGGTATGGGCATAGCTTGCATGTCTATTATGAAGAGTGGAGTAAAGCGGATGCTGGTCAGCCATTTTTTTACTG GTTGGATGTAGGAGATGGAAAAGAGCTTGATCTCAAAGAATGTAGCAGATCAAAGCTTCGACAACAATGCATCAAATATCTTGGACCT CAAGAGAGGGTGCATTATGAATATGATGTTGCTGAAGGGCTAATTGTTCACTCACAAACTCGAGAGCTTCTCGATACAAAGGACGGATCGCCAGGAGCTAAGTGGATATTTGTTATGAGCACCTCTAAGAAACTGTATGCTGGTGAAGTAAGA aaaaagaaaggtgTTTTCCATCATTCTAGCTTCTTGGCTGGAGGAGCAACAATAGCTGCTGGAAGGCTTGAGGTAGAGCATGGAGTTTTGAAG TCCATCTCTGCATATAGCGGTCATTACCGGCCAACAGATGACAGGCTTGATACCTTATTATCCTTTTTCAAGGAAAACGGAGTGAACCTTGATAAAGTTCAG ATACGCAAGCCAAGTGACGAATCTGATGGCTATGATGAAGGGAAGTATAATGGTGGGACTACATTTAAACTGTCAACCAACATTGAAGCTCCTAAACCTGAGGTTCCAGAAGAATTGGAGACAGAGAAATCCCAGTCCCCAGAATCCACTGAACTTCGCCAAACAGAAGCGAAACCTGATTACAAAAGGACTTTATCTGGTGGTCTGCATAGTCCAAGAGCTGAGGTGCCTAAGAATAAGATATTGCAGAGGATCAACTCCAGGAACTCATCAGCGAAATCATACCAACTGGGGCACCAGCTATCGCTCAAGTGGTCAACAGGAGCTGGCCCGAGAATTGGTTGTGTTGCTGATTACCCAGTAGAGCTGAGAATGCAGGCCCTGGAGTTTGTTAACTCTCCAAGGTCTCCCCCCACACCATCCTACTACAGGAGGTTCCCTGGTCTCCCATCACCAACGTCGAATTCCACCTCAGACGTCAATAATGGCGATAAGACCTCTGGTGATTAA
- the LOC117634065 gene encoding 60S acidic ribosomal protein P2B-like isoform X2 gives MKVVAAYLLAVLGGNTTPSAEDLKDILGSVGAETDDDRIQLLLSEVKGKDITELIASGREKLASVPSGGGAVAVAAPGAGAGAAAPAAAEPKKEEKVEEKEDTDDDMGFSLFD, from the exons ATGAAGGTTGTTGCAGCATACTTGTTGGCTGTGTTGGGGGGCAATACCACCCCTTCTGCCGAAGATCTCAAGGACATCCTTGGCTCTG TTGGAGCTGAGACTGATGATGATAGGATTCAGCTTCTTCTTTCGGAAGTGAAGGGTAAGGACATTACAGAGCTTATTGCTTCTGGAAGGGAGAAGTTGGCCTCTGTACCATCTGGTGGTGGTGCTGTTGCAGTGGCTGCACCTGGTGCTGGTGCTGGTGCCGCTGCTCCTGCTGCAGCTGAgccaaagaaagaagagaaggttGAGGAGAAAGAGGATACCGATGAT GATATGGGCTTCAGTCTCTTTGACTAG
- the LOC117634065 gene encoding 60S acidic ribosomal protein P2B-like isoform X1, giving the protein MKVVAAYLLAVLGGNTTPSAEDLKDILGSVGAETDDDRIQLLLSEVKGKDITELIASGREKLASVPSGGGAVAVAAPGAGAGAAAPAAAEPKKEEKVEEKEDTDDDMGLAIPSVNEC; this is encoded by the exons ATGAAGGTTGTTGCAGCATACTTGTTGGCTGTGTTGGGGGGCAATACCACCCCTTCTGCCGAAGATCTCAAGGACATCCTTGGCTCTG TTGGAGCTGAGACTGATGATGATAGGATTCAGCTTCTTCTTTCGGAAGTGAAGGGTAAGGACATTACAGAGCTTATTGCTTCTGGAAGGGAGAAGTTGGCCTCTGTACCATCTGGTGGTGGTGCTGTTGCAGTGGCTGCACCTGGTGCTGGTGCTGGTGCCGCTGCTCCTGCTGCAGCTGAgccaaagaaagaagagaaggttGAGGAGAAAGAGGATACCGATGAT GATATGGGTCTTGCAATACCATCTGTTAATGAGTGCTGA